The proteins below come from a single Oscillospiraceae bacterium genomic window:
- a CDS encoding DUF3846 domain-containing protein, whose product MSNENKTRILYVQPGKYPEERFVANELRPLQQLVAG is encoded by the coding sequence ATGTCTAACGAAAACAAAACCCGTATTCTGTATGTTCAGCCGGGCAAATATCCGGAGGAACGGTTCGTTGCAAATGAGCTGCGCCCCCTTCAGCAGCTTGTCGCTGGGTAG
- a CDS encoding GntR family transcriptional regulator, whose amino-acid sequence MKAAPRYSQIISYYRSLIESGKLAEGDKMPTEETIGETFGVSRITVRQALDGLAQSGYIYKIQGKGSFVAAKKAGMQLNHLIGFSDEMRSIGMEPSTSLISQSLEFPSEPVANALELDGTQKVYIISRLRCADAVPMAVETVCLPFARFAGIETYDMSKSLYTLFRQRYGCEPAKAIQSIQSGLAKAKEAKQLQIKAGAPVLRITRTAYDGAGVPFEYTESVYRGDNYVFNVTLEK is encoded by the coding sequence ATGAAAGCTGCACCAAGATATTCTCAGATCATTAGCTATTATCGGTCACTCATTGAGTCAGGAAAGTTGGCAGAGGGCGACAAAATGCCCACAGAGGAAACCATAGGCGAGACTTTCGGCGTAAGCCGTATTACGGTAAGACAAGCGTTAGATGGCTTGGCGCAGAGTGGTTACATCTACAAAATACAAGGGAAGGGAAGCTTTGTAGCGGCAAAAAAAGCCGGAATGCAATTGAACCACTTGATTGGTTTCAGCGATGAAATGCGCAGCATTGGTATGGAACCTTCCACTTCACTGATTTCACAGAGTTTGGAATTTCCGAGTGAACCGGTCGCCAACGCATTGGAATTGGATGGCACCCAAAAGGTATACATCATTTCTCGCTTGCGCTGTGCGGATGCAGTGCCTATGGCGGTTGAAACGGTTTGCCTGCCGTTCGCCAGATTCGCAGGGATCGAAACATATGATATGAGCAAGTCGCTTTATACGCTTTTTAGACAGCGTTACGGCTGTGAGCCTGCAAAGGCAATCCAGAGCATTCAATCCGGTTTGGCAAAGGCAAAGGAAGCAAAGCAGCTCCAGATCAAAGCCGGCGCGCCTGTGCTGAGAATTACGCGAACTGCGTATGACGGTGCGGGAGTTCCGTTTGAATATACGGAATCCGTATATCGCGGAGATAATTATGTTTTTAATGTCACGTTGGAAAAATAA